TGGCAGTTTGTGAAATGGAATCCTAAGGCCAATAGGCTGTCGCTGGTTTTATATGATATGGGTGTAGGCATTCCAGACTCTATAAGGCCTATTAGTCATGCGGTGGAGCAGAAGGTCTCTGACTGTGCTAGTATTGCTCTAGCTATGAAATCCGGTGTGACAAGATTCAAGATTCAGGGGCGTGGTCGAGGTTTTAATGACATTAAAAGCCCTATTGATGCTAACCCCAGTGCCGAATATCTGTTGGTTTTTAGCGGTAACGGTCTGGTAGTGTATAGAAGTGGTAAGAAGGTAGAGGAAAAGTTGCACGGATTTAGTATTGGTGGCACTCTCATAGAGTGGACATTTTCAGGAGTCGGAAAATGAACGTTCATACAATTGACATGCAGCAGTTTTCTAGGACGCCTTTTGGCCGCTATGCTGATGATGGTACAGGTAACGGCACGGCATTCCGTGAAAATTACCTTTATGGCCCTATGGCAGATCCAAGTGTAGATCTAGTGGTCGTAAAGTTGGACTCAGTAGCTCCAGGTTATGAGTATGGTTCTTCTTTCTTGGAAGAAGCTTTCGGCGGGCTGGTTAGGGTTCATCATCTGGATGGGTCAATGGTTTTACGAAAACTCAAGGTTGATACTGAATTTCCTGACTATGCTATGGAGATACGTAGTTACATTGAAGAGGCAGGTGCTTGATGGCGTTGTTTGTTAGTCTAATATCGCCGTTTTTAGTCCTTGCAGGATGGTTTTTTGTTTATCGGAACTCTAATAGGATTGCGAAGCGTTCCGAGTCTTATGCTCTTGTCACCAAGGCGCTGGATAAGGTATTGGATATTGATAAGCGCTGTGTGGAATTCTGGGCTGGTAGCAAAGATAAGAGAGAGTCGGCAGTGGTCTGGGTGGCAGGGACCCTTTCTCTTTTGCATGGGTTGCGGACTCTCTTGGAGATTCTCGAAAAACATCACGGTTTTCCGGATAAGGACTTGTTGATGATGATGCTTCGTATGTCTGCGACCTTGGATGCTGAATATATTGATAAGCTCAGCGATGAGCAGGTTGCTAAAAAAAGAGTGAAGCAGGCAGAAGCTTTGAGCTTTGCTCTTCACTCTTTATATGGTTACTATCGTCAGAAATGCGACTGATAAACCTTAATCGACTGCCAGATTCTATTAAGTTCAGAGGTGGACTCGTCATCCATCCACTTCGCATAGACCTCTACCAGCATCGAGAAGTCCTTGTGCCCCATCTGCTTCGCGATGAACGCAAGGTTTCCTCGGGCAGTTAGGCACCAGCAAGCGTAGGTGTGCCGCGTCTGGTACGGGCGCCTTGGTCGGATACCGGCGCGGCGCTGAATCCCTGCCCATTTCGTATTCCAAGCAGTTGAGACGAACCACTCGTTGATTACCTTTTTCCGTGCCTGGGTGCTTGGCGACAGGAGCGGGGTGACCGACTCGTCTCGCCATTCGTGCCGGTTGTGGTACACCCGGATGTCTCGCTTGGGGTGCTTGGCCACGATGGCTATCAGTGTTCTGCAGGCCTCGATCGCTGGCTCCATTAACAGCACTGTGCGGGGCTTACCTGTCTTGGGAAGTTTGAATGTGCCGTCGGCGGTGATCGCCCTGGTTATTTCAATCTTCCCCGCCTGTAGGTCGATGTCTTCCACAGCCAGTGCGCAGAGCTCGCCTGGGCGCAGTCCGGTGTAGACGGCAAGCGTGGTTGCCGCCACATCTTGAGGATGCAGGCAGCCCTTTGTGACGAGCAGGTCGAACTCCTCGTGCGTTAGTGGATCCGGCTCTTTCTCGCTCATGGCAAAGCGGGTGCACGCAGCAGCGAGCCCGGCCACGCAGTACTTGTTGTTCTCGCACCAGCTGAGGAAGCCGGCGAAGGTGGCCAAGTAATGGTTGGCGGTCGATGGGGCGCGAGTCTCGATCAGTCGCGCCCGGAGTAGGTGGATATCCTCGGGCAGCAGGATGCCTGCCAATCGATCCTTTCCCACCAGCTCGACGCATATGTCGATGGCGTACGCGTATTTCTCCTCGGTCATGGGGGTGATGTCGATGGCCTTCAGCGGTTTGTAGCGTTCTGCCAGTGCCTCCAGGCGCTCGTCCTTTGCGCTGCTGTAGTTCCCGGCATGCTTCGAGTTCGGGAAGTGTCGCCCGTACTCGAAGGTATTGGTCTTGATCTCATGAAGAATCGCCGCCCTGAGTAGGGCGGCATGTTTGATGTTGGCTTTGGTCACCGGCAGGCCAAGGGACTCACGGCAGCGGATGCGGCGCCACATGAAGACGATCCGCAAGTTGCCGCCGTGTATCTCGATACCAGTGTGCTTCGCCAGCTCGGCCTCTAGGCCACTTGTGATGCGCTCTCGGCCCACTTGTCATACTCTGCGATGTTGATGGTTATGCGGCCGTCAGGGGCCTTCCGCCAAATTCGGCCTTGTGCCCAGGTTCCGTTTTTCACCTTGTGGCGAATGGCGTCTTCGGAATAGCCAGTTAGCTCGGCTGCGCGATTGATAAGTACCCAGCGAGGTGTGCTCATTTACTCACCTCGTTGCTGCTCACTGCTTCGCTGCCATTTTCCAGCGCTTCAACTGGCGAGGTTGGCTTGTCAGGATGGATGTTGTTGTCGGGCGTACCGCCCTCCGCATTGTTGAGGCTTCGGTAAGGCGATGCATCTGCGCGGCGCTTCTCATTGGTTGTGAGGCCCGACACTTTGCGGATCTGTGAGCAGCGTTCGTGGTTTCCGCGCGTGCGAGTGGTGTTGCAGACGTCGCACATGACCGACATGGCGGGACGGCTGAAGGTCTGCACGCCCTTGGCGTCCCTGGCGTTCGGTATATAAGTGGATGTATTGATCACAGCGAGTACCTCTCATGGGCTCGGCGGGAGTTCGGGCTCAGTGCCAGTTGCTCAGGGGGCGTGCCGCTATCAATAGTCGATGAGGTGCCTGTCACAGGGCGGTTGGTGGGGGTGGTGCGGTCGAGCTTGATCAGGGCGAGAATCAGTGCCAC
The Pseudomonas sp. KU43P genome window above contains:
- a CDS encoding site-specific integrase codes for the protein MGRERITSGLEAELAKHTGIEIHGGNLRIVFMWRRIRCRESLGLPVTKANIKHAALLRAAILHEIKTNTFEYGRHFPNSKHAGNYSSAKDERLEALAERYKPLKAIDITPMTEEKYAYAIDICVELVGKDRLAGILLPEDIHLLRARLIETRAPSTANHYLATFAGFLSWCENNKYCVAGLAAACTRFAMSEKEPDPLTHEEFDLLVTKGCLHPQDVAATTLAVYTGLRPGELCALAVEDIDLQAGKIEITRAITADGTFKLPKTGKPRTVLLMEPAIEACRTLIAIVAKHPKRDIRVYHNRHEWRDESVTPLLSPSTQARKKVINEWFVSTAWNTKWAGIQRRAGIRPRRPYQTRHTYACWCLTARGNLAFIAKQMGHKDFSMLVEVYAKWMDDESTSELNRIWQSIKVYQSHF
- a CDS encoding DUF4325 domain-containing protein, which produces MNVHTIDMQQFSRTPFGRYADDGTGNGTAFRENYLYGPMADPSVDLVVVKLDSVAPGYEYGSSFLEEAFGGLVRVHHLDGSMVLRKLKVDTEFPDYAMEIRSYIEEAGA